Genomic DNA from Alistipes indistinctus YIT 12060:
ATATGAAGATAACCACCTGTTGGTGGTCAACAAACGCGCCGGTGAACTGGTGCAGCCCGATCCGACGGGAGATCCCGCTCTCGAGGATGAGATCAAGGCGTTCCTCGGGGCACGTGAAGCCAAACCCGGCAATGTGTTCCTCGGGGTGGTGCACCGCATCGACCGCCCGGTAAGCGGCGCGGTGATCTTTGCCAAAACGGGTAAGGCGCTTACCCGGCTCAATGAGATGATCAAGGTGCGCGAGATCGACAAATACTATTGGGCGATCACCGAAAAACCGCTTCAGCCCGAGGCGGGAACCCTCGTGGGGCATTTGGTGCGCGACGGCCGGACGAACAAATCCCGAATCTATCCGAAGCCCGTGCCGGGGAGCAAGGAGGCGCGGCTCAATTATAAATTGCTGGGGGGAAGTAAAAACTATTTCCTGGTTGAGGTCGAGTTGCTGACGGGGCGCCATCACCAGATCCGGGCGCAGCTTTCGGCGGCGGGCAGTCCGATCCGGGGCGACCTGAAATACGGCGCCGTACGGTCGAACCGGGACGGCAGCATCTCGCTCCATTCCCGCCGGGTCGAATTCCTGCATCCGGTGGCCCGGGCCGGACTGCCGCGCGAACGACTCGTGATTACCGCCCCGGCACCTGCGGGGGACAGCCTGTGGAACTATTTCGAGGAGTCGCAGCGGTGACAGAGCACGGTGCAATAAATTCCGCTTCCGGTTGACACCCTTTCGTTATTTTTATACCTTTGCCCGATCAATCCAAATTTACGAATCATGACAAAAGGACCCATTTCTCAGTTTATCACGCACAACTACCGCCACTTCAATGCAGCGGCTCTGGTGGATGCGGCCAAAGGCTACGAAGCCCACATCGACAAGGGGGGCAAGATGATGATCACGCTCGGAGGTGCGATGAGTACCGCGGAGCTGGGTATTTCACTGGCGGAGATGATTCGCCGGGACAAGGTGCAAATCATCACCTGCACCGGTGCGAACCTCGAAGAGGATATTATGAACCTCGTCGCCCATTCGCACTACAAGCGCGTGCCCAACTACCGCGATTTCACCCCGCAGGACGAATGGAACCTGCTGCAAAGCCACATGAACCGCGTGACGGATACCTGTATTCCCGAAGAAGAGGCTTTCCGCCGCCTGCAGCAGCATATTTTCAAAATCTGGAAAGACGCCGACAGCAAGGGCGAGCGTTACCTGCCCTATGAGTTTATGTACAAACTGCTGCGCAGCGGAGAACTGGAGCAGTATTACGAGATCGACCCGAAGAACAGTTGGATGTTGGCCGCCTGCGAAAAGAACATTCCGATTATCGTACCGGGATGGGAGGACAGCACGATGGGCAATATCTTTACCTCTTACTGCATCAAGGGAGAGCTGAAGCCTTCCACCGTCAAGGGCGGCATCGAAACGATGATCTTCCTGACCGAATGGTACCGGGCCAACAGTGGCGGTCCCGGCGTGGGCTTTTTCCAGATCGGCGGCGGCATCTCGGGCGATTTCCCGATTTGCGTCGTACCGATGATGTACCAGGACCTGGAGTGGGAGGAGACGCCCTGCTGGGCCTATTTCTGCCAGATTTCGGATTCGACCACCTCTTACGGTTCTTATTCCGGCGCAGTACCCAACGAAAAGATTACCTGGGGTAAGCTGCTGCCCGATACGCCGAGCTTTATCGTCGAATCGGACGCCACGATCGTGGCTCCGCTGATCTTTGCCTAC
This window encodes:
- a CDS encoding RluA family pseudouridine synthase, with translation MFDPQRILYEDNHLLVVNKRAGELVQPDPTGDPALEDEIKAFLGAREAKPGNVFLGVVHRIDRPVSGAVIFAKTGKALTRLNEMIKVREIDKYYWAITEKPLQPEAGTLVGHLVRDGRTNKSRIYPKPVPGSKEARLNYKLLGGSKNYFLVEVELLTGRHHQIRAQLSAAGSPIRGDLKYGAVRSNRDGSISLHSRRVEFLHPVARAGLPRERLVITAPAPAGDSLWNYFEESQR
- a CDS encoding deoxyhypusine synthase family protein, which encodes MTKGPISQFITHNYRHFNAAALVDAAKGYEAHIDKGGKMMITLGGAMSTAELGISLAEMIRRDKVQIITCTGANLEEDIMNLVAHSHYKRVPNYRDFTPQDEWNLLQSHMNRVTDTCIPEEEAFRRLQQHIFKIWKDADSKGERYLPYEFMYKLLRSGELEQYYEIDPKNSWMLAACEKNIPIIVPGWEDSTMGNIFTSYCIKGELKPSTVKGGIETMIFLTEWYRANSGGPGVGFFQIGGGISGDFPICVVPMMYQDLEWEETPCWAYFCQISDSTTSYGSYSGAVPNEKITWGKLLPDTPSFIVESDATIVAPLIFAYVLGQ